Proteins from a single region of Sebastes umbrosus isolate fSebUmb1 chromosome 8, fSebUmb1.pri, whole genome shotgun sequence:
- the sv2ca gene encoding synaptic vesicle glycoprotein 2Ca, with protein sequence MEDTYNNRTSLAKGAKDMVKEAKRHAAKKVNKVVDRATDEYSSQHNYSRFQDEEDEDEDFYRNPPRQGREGNHDNDEGSSDATEGHDDEDEIYEGEYQGIPSAGDRKQKEGQVALGQPVSDATRDQKGLEQERQADEEELAQQYELIIQECGHGRFQWQLFLVLGLALMSDGVEVFVVGFVLPSAETDMCVPNSSSGWLGSIVYLGMMVGAFFWGGMSDKVGRRQCLLICMSTNGFFAFLSSFVQGYGVFLLCRLVAGFGIGGAVPIVFSFFAEVLSREKRGEHLSWLCMFWMIGEIYASAMAWAIIPHYGWSFSMGSAYQFHSWRVFVVVCALPCVCAVVALTFMPESPRFYLEVGKHDEAWMILKQIHDTNMRARGQPEKVFTVNRIKIPKQLDELVEMESESGNRFSKFFFRIKSEIHGIYLNLMKCFNYPMRENMIRLAIVWFMLSFGYYGLSVWFPDVIKHLQADEYASKVKLHNNERIEDFTFNFTLENQIHRNGLFINDRFINMKLRSVTFIDSTFRNCYFDDVTSVGSFFRNCTFIEAFFYNTDIDDAKLIDGTEVVNSTFTHNKKGCQMTFDDDYSAYWVYFINFLGTLAVLPGNIVSALLMDKIGRLSMLGGSMVLSGISCFFLWFGTSESMMIFMLCLYNGLSISAWNSLDVVTTESFPTARRGTGFGFCNALCKLAAVLGNLIFGSLVGITKSIPILMASSVLVGGGLVALRLPDTKLNVLM encoded by the exons ATGGAGGACACTTACAATAACAGGACTTCCCTGGCTAAGGGGGCCAAGGACATGGTCAAGGAGGCCAAACGGCATGCAGCAAAGAAAGTCAACAAGGTGGTGGACCGCGCCACAGACGAGTACTCATCCCAACACAACTACAGCCGATTCCAGGATGAGGAGGACGAAGATGAGGATTTCTACCGGAACCCTCCGAGGCAGGGCAGAGAGGGCAACCATGACAACGACGAGGGCTCCAGCGATGCGACAGAGGGCCACGATGATGAGGATGAGATCTACGAGGGCGAGTACCAGGGGATCCCCTCTGCAGGAGATAGGAAGCAAAAGGAGGGCCAGGTGGCATTGGGACAACCAGTGTCAGATGCCACAAGGGACCAAAaggggctggagcaggagagaCAGGCTGATGAGGAGGAGCTGGCCCAACAGTACGAGCTGATCATCCAGGAGTGTGGCCACGGGAGGTTCCAATGGCAGCTGTTCCTGGTGCTCGGGCTGGCACTCATGTCAGACGGGGTGGAGGTGTTCGTGGTGGGCTTTGTGCTGCCCAGCGCAGAGACAGACATGTGTGTGCCCAACTCCAGCTCGGGATGGCTAG GCAGCATTGTTTACTTGGGGATGATGGTCGGAGCGTTCTTCTGGGGAGGGATGTCTGACAAAGTGGGCCGCAGACAGTGCCTCTTGATTTGCATGTCCACCAACGGCTTCTTTGCCTTCCTGTCATCTTTCGTCCAGGGATACGGCGTGTTCCTCCTTTGCCGTCTCGTCGCAGGCTTTGG GATAGGAGGTGCTGTGCCCATCGTTTTCTCCTTCTTTGCAGAGGTGTTGTCcagggagaaaagaggagaacaCCTCAGCTGGTTGTGTATGTTCTGGATGATTGGAGAGATCTATGCGTCTGCTATGGCTTGGGCCATCATACCACACTATG GTTGGAGTTTCAGTATGGGTTCAGCGTACCAGTTTCACAGCTGGAGAGTGTTTGTAGTCGTCTGTGccctgccctgtgtgtgtgccgTGGTGGCGCTTACCTTCATGCCAGAAAGTCCCAGGTTCTACCTTGAG GTGGGGAAGCACGATGAAGCCTGGATGATCCTCAAACAGATCCACGACACCAACATGAGAGCGCGTGGGCAGCCGGAGAAAGTCTTCACC GTAAACAGGATTAAGATCCCCAAACAGCTGGATGAACTGGTGGAAATGGAGTCAGAGTCTGGCAACCGATTTTCCAAGTTCTTCTTTAGGATAAAGTCTGAAATACATGGG ATCTATCTGAATCTCATGAAGTGCTTCAACTACCCTatgagagaaaacatgatacgACTAGCCATAGTGTGGTTCATGCTGTCATTCGG GTATTATGGCCTGTCAGTCTGGTTCCCTGATGTCATCAAACACCTTCAGGCAGATGAGTATGCCTCCAAAGTGAAGCTTCACAACAATGAACGCATCGAAGACTTCACCTTCAACTTCACTCTGGAGAACCAGATACACAGAAATGGCCTCTTCATCAACGACCG attcatcaacatgaaGCTGAGATCTGTCACCTTCATCGACTCTACCTTTCGTAACTGCTACTTTGATGATGTGACATCGGTGGGCTCCTTCTTCCGCAACTGCACCTTCATTGAAGCTTTCTTCTACAACACAG ACATTGATGATGCCAAGTTGATAGACGGCACCGAGGTGGTGAACAGCACATTCACTCACAACAAGAAAGGATGCCAGATGACGTTTGATGATGACTACAGCGCTTACTGGGTTTACTTCATCAATTTCCTGGGGACGCTGGCCGTTCTGCCCGGCAACATCGTGTCCGCCCTTCTCATGGACAAAATTGGGCGTCTGTCCATGTTAG GTGGCTCCATGGTCCTTTCAGGCATCAGCTGTTTCTTCTTGTGGTTTGGCACCAGTGAGTCCATGATGATTTTCATGTTGTGCCTTTACAACGGCCTCAGCATCTCTGCCTGGAACTCCCTGGATGTGGTCACGACTGAGTCATTCCCTACGGCCAGGAG AGGAACAGGCTTTGGGTTCTGCAACGCTCTGTGTAAGCTGGCTGCAGTCTTGGGGAACCTGATTTTTGGTTCTCTTGTCGGCATCACAAAGTCCATCCCCATCCTCATGGCCTCGTCTGTGCTCGTCGGGGGAGGCCTGGTTGCGCTCCGGTTGCCTGACACCAAGTTGAATGTCCTCATGTAA